One part of the Thermodesulfobacterium commune DSM 2178 genome encodes these proteins:
- the recR gene encoding recombination mediator RecR: MSVGYPLTLRRLIESLSKIPGIGEKSATRIALFLLSKPEFCETLGDLIKELPYKVRLCKFCRNLSEEEICKICNDDTREAKSLCIVENPVNLFHIENTGIYKGYYFVLHYLLSPKDGIGPKEIEMDKLLSLIRKRGVEEVIFALSPTLGGEATISYILQVLKDYPIKVSRLACGVPMGMDLQFVDPLTLKRALLARELLKEQ; the protein is encoded by the coding sequence ATGTCAGTTGGTTATCCACTTACTTTAAGAAGACTTATAGAATCTCTTTCTAAAATTCCAGGGATAGGGGAAAAAAGTGCTACCCGGATTGCCTTATTCTTGTTATCAAAGCCTGAGTTCTGTGAAACCTTAGGTGATTTAATAAAAGAACTTCCTTATAAGGTAAGATTGTGTAAGTTTTGCAGAAATCTTTCTGAAGAAGAGATATGTAAAATCTGTAATGATGATACCCGAGAGGCTAAATCTCTTTGTATCGTAGAAAATCCGGTTAACCTTTTTCACATAGAAAATACAGGTATATATAAAGGATATTATTTTGTGTTACACTATCTTCTATCCCCTAAAGATGGAATAGGTCCTAAAGAGATAGAAATGGATAAACTTCTTTCTTTGATAAGAAAAAGAGGAGTTGAAGAGGTTATTTTTGCTCTTTCTCCAACCTTAGGGGGAGAAGCCACCATAAGCTACATCTTACAGGTGCTGAAAGACTATCCTATAAAGGTTAGCAGGTTAGCCTGTGGTGTACCTATGGGTATGGATTTACAGTTTGTAGACCCTTTAACCCTTAAAAGAGCACTGCTTGCAAGGGAGCTTTTGAAAGAACAATGA
- a CDS encoding YbaB/EbfC family nucleoid-associated protein, whose product MKLPPQLQQMMKEIQKMQKKLEEAQKLLEEKTVTVQVGGGMVTVTANGKQEILSIEIEKELLNPEEKEMLEDLVLAGVNEALRKAKEMVEEEMAKITGGLKLPGGFNLPGLF is encoded by the coding sequence ATGAAGCTACCACCCCAATTACAACAAATGATGAAAGAAATTCAAAAGATGCAAAAGAAACTTGAAGAGGCTCAAAAGTTACTTGAAGAAAAGACGGTTACTGTACAGGTAGGTGGAGGTATGGTAACCGTTACTGCTAACGGAAAACAAGAAATCCTTTCTATAGAAATAGAAAAAGAACTTTTAAACCCAGAAGAAAAAGAGATGTTAGAAGATTTGGTTTTAGCCGGAGTAAACGAAGCCTTAAGAAAAGCTAAAGAAATGGTAGAAGAAGAAATGGCAAAGATTACCGGTGGCTTGAAGTTACCAGGAGGTTTCAACCTTCCTGGATTATTTTAG
- a CDS encoding TIGR01212 family radical SAM protein (This family includes YhcC from E. coli K-12, an uncharacterized radical SAM protein.) produces the protein MKNLVLYRSLNSFLKEKFGEKVKKIPLDAGLTCPNRDGTKGYGGCIYCDAKGSGTGLYAQGKTLEEQVLYFLNLYKPKGFNKFIAYFQSFSNTYADPQTLKRLYDVLFLDSSIVGMAIGTRPDCVNEEIIKLLLNYIDLGYYVWVELGLQTIHNETLQKINRGHTFEDFLEAYHLLKKFGIPVVVHIIFGLPGETREMMLETVKTLGKLQVDGIKFHALYIPKGSQLENWYRQQKYTLLEKEEYVSLVAEALTYLPETTVIHRLCSETRKEDLVAPLWVAQKHEVVSQIQKFMQTNQLYQGKNFNRI, from the coding sequence ATGAAAAACTTAGTTCTTTACAGGTCGCTAAACTCCTTTTTAAAAGAAAAATTTGGAGAAAAGGTAAAAAAAATCCCCTTAGATGCTGGGCTTACCTGTCCTAACCGTGATGGGACCAAAGGATATGGAGGATGTATTTACTGTGATGCCAAAGGGTCTGGAACCGGGCTTTATGCCCAAGGTAAAACCCTAGAAGAACAGGTTTTATACTTCTTAAATCTCTATAAACCTAAAGGATTTAATAAGTTTATCGCTTACTTCCAGTCGTTTAGTAATACCTACGCAGACCCTCAAACCCTTAAAAGACTTTATGACGTCTTGTTTTTAGATAGTTCCATCGTAGGGATGGCGATAGGGACTCGCCCTGATTGTGTAAACGAAGAGATAATCAAACTTTTACTTAACTACATAGATTTGGGTTACTATGTATGGGTAGAGCTTGGATTACAAACCATCCATAACGAGACCTTACAAAAAATAAATAGAGGTCATACCTTTGAAGATTTCTTAGAAGCCTATCATCTGTTAAAAAAGTTTGGTATACCGGTGGTGGTACATATCATCTTTGGGTTACCTGGAGAAACCAGAGAAATGATGTTAGAAACAGTAAAAACCCTTGGTAAACTTCAGGTTGACGGAATTAAATTTCACGCCTTATACATACCTAAAGGTTCTCAACTCGAAAATTGGTATCGTCAACAAAAATACACCCTTTTAGAGAAAGAGGAGTACGTTTCTTTGGTAGCAGAAGCTTTAACCTATCTTCCAGAAACAACGGTGATCCATAGACTCTGCTCAGAAACGCGAAAAGAAGATTTGGTTGCACCTCTCTGGGTTGCCCAAAAACACGAGGTAGTATCTCAGATTCAAAAATTTATGCAAACCAACCAGCTTTATCAAGGGAAAAATTTTAACCGTATTTAA
- a CDS encoding class II fructose-bisphosphate aldolase, with protein MEKAEILAQLQQNPETIDRLVYQAVFEKRGLLNVLHETLNDLGFRGYSIYPLYREFSKKFLGFTVPAINIRGMTYDIARSIFRTAKRLKAGAFIFEIAKSEIGYTKQPPLEYATVILAAAFRENYRLPIFIQGDHFQLNRKSFFANPEREKENLKNLIKEAISAQFYNIDIDASTLVDLEKEDVFEQQRYNYEVTAEFCDFVRENEPNGIKVTLGGEIGEIGSKNSTPEELRAFMKGLNQSLKKGEGISKISVQTGTTHGGVVLPDGKIAEIKLDFNTLRELSKIAREEFGLAGAVQHGASTLPEEYFSLFPENECVEVHLATGFQNLLYDHPALPSEFRQTIYQYLKDNFKQEWKEGMSEAQFIYKIRKKGFGAFKKEWWDLDLGVKKAILEDMEKLLEKIFLRLNLKDTENLIKDLFNL; from the coding sequence ATGGAAAAAGCTGAAATTTTGGCTCAACTTCAACAAAATCCAGAAACTATAGATCGTTTAGTTTATCAAGCGGTGTTTGAAAAAAGAGGTCTTTTAAATGTATTACATGAAACACTAAATGATTTAGGGTTTCGTGGTTATAGCATTTATCCCTTATATAGGGAATTTTCGAAAAAATTTCTTGGGTTTACCGTTCCTGCGATAAACATTCGAGGGATGACTTATGATATCGCAAGGAGTATCTTTAGAACAGCCAAAAGACTTAAAGCCGGAGCTTTTATCTTTGAGATAGCTAAGTCTGAAATAGGGTATACCAAACAACCTCCGTTAGAGTATGCTACCGTAATTTTAGCCGCTGCTTTTAGAGAAAACTATCGTCTGCCGATCTTTATCCAGGGAGACCATTTTCAACTTAACAGAAAATCCTTCTTTGCAAACCCTGAAAGAGAAAAAGAAAATCTTAAAAACCTGATAAAAGAGGCTATATCAGCCCAGTTCTATAACATAGACATAGATGCTTCAACGTTGGTAGACTTAGAAAAAGAGGATGTGTTTGAACAACAGAGATACAACTATGAAGTAACCGCAGAGTTTTGTGACTTTGTAAGAGAAAACGAACCTAACGGGATTAAAGTAACCTTGGGAGGAGAAATCGGAGAGATAGGAAGTAAAAACAGCACCCCAGAAGAACTAAGAGCCTTTATGAAAGGGTTAAATCAGAGTTTAAAAAAGGGAGAGGGAATCTCTAAGATTAGTGTCCAGACAGGCACCACCCATGGTGGGGTGGTATTACCTGATGGGAAAATAGCTGAAATCAAACTTGATTTCAATACGTTAAGAGAGCTTTCTAAGATAGCCAGAGAAGAGTTTGGGCTTGCAGGAGCCGTCCAGCATGGAGCCTCTACCTTACCTGAAGAATACTTTAGTCTTTTCCCAGAAAACGAATGTGTAGAAGTTCACTTAGCAACCGGCTTCCAAAACCTGCTTTACGATCATCCAGCCCTTCCCTCTGAGTTTAGACAAACAATCTATCAGTATCTTAAAGACAACTTCAAACAGGAATGGAAAGAAGGAATGTCAGAGGCACAGTTTATCTATAAAATCAGAAAAAAAGGGTTTGGTGCCTTTAAAAAAGAGTGGTGGGACCTTGATTTAGGAGTAAAAAAAGCCATCTTAGAAGATATGGAAAAGCTTTTAGAGAAAATCTTTTTACGGTTAAACCTTAAAGATACTGAAAACCTGATAAAAGATTTGTTTAACCTTTAA
- a CDS encoding BON domain-containing protein, whose product MLSYFYFRCKIGKNQETFSQMIFKKLGLALVILGLGLNLGGCGWVLVGGGVAAGYKVATDPRSVGTQIDDAKITAKIKMKLIEDKDLKAFSIDVDTVNGVVTLTGVVENEYQRSKAVAIAKSVPGVKTIINNLQIKH is encoded by the coding sequence ATGCTTAGTTATTTTTATTTTAGATGTAAAATCGGAAAAAATCAAGAAACCTTTAGTCAGATGATTTTTAAAAAATTAGGGTTGGCTTTGGTGATTTTAGGATTAGGGTTAAACCTTGGAGGATGTGGTTGGGTATTGGTGGGTGGTGGAGTTGCGGCAGGATATAAGGTGGCTACTGATCCAAGGAGTGTCGGTACACAGATAGATGATGCCAAGATCACCGCTAAGATCAAAATGAAACTTATAGAAGATAAAGATCTAAAAGCTTTTTCTATAGATGTAGATACGGTAAACGGTGTGGTAACCCTTACCGGGGTGGTAGAAAACGAATATCAGAGGTCTAAAGCAGTAGCTATAGCTAAAAGTGTACCAGGGGTTAAGACCATAATAAACAACCTGCAGATAAAACATTAA
- a CDS encoding HD domain-containing protein gives MLSVKDCYSLLKKEGVPPHIIRHSEKVALLSVFLGCRLKKEGKANLEIPLLIAGALLHDIKKYEAILKGTNHAIAGYRFLKSLGYPQIASIIKSHVYLDLSTLKGPITEEEIVYYTDKRVKHEEIVCLKERFSDLKIRYGKTLSSQVRIYFLEKLSYVIEDRIFKGLSFGPEQLLTLEKLDKEARDVFEVCFKGCSNCRGEVF, from the coding sequence ATGCTTTCGGTAAAAGATTGTTATTCTCTTTTAAAAAAAGAAGGAGTTCCTCCTCATATCATCAGACATTCTGAAAAGGTAGCTTTACTTTCGGTATTTTTAGGATGTAGATTAAAAAAAGAAGGTAAGGCAAATCTTGAGATCCCTTTACTGATCGCAGGGGCTTTACTTCATGACATCAAAAAATACGAAGCTATTTTAAAAGGAACTAACCATGCTATAGCAGGTTATAGGTTTTTAAAAAGTTTAGGCTATCCTCAAATAGCTTCTATCATAAAATCCCATGTATATTTAGACCTTAGTACCCTAAAAGGTCCGATAACCGAAGAGGAGATCGTTTATTATACAGACAAAAGGGTAAAACATGAAGAGATAGTTTGCCTTAAAGAAAGGTTTTCTGACCTTAAGATAAGATATGGTAAAACCCTTTCTTCTCAGGTTAGGATTTACTTTTTAGAAAAGCTTTCTTATGTGATAGAGGATAGGATTTTTAAAGGTTTAAGTTTTGGTCCTGAACAACTTTTAACCTTAGAAAAACTTGACAAGGAGGCAAGGGATGTGTTCGAAGTCTGTTTTAAGGGTTGCTCTAATTGCAGGGGGGAGGTCTTCTGA
- the dnaX gene encoding DNA polymerase III subunit gamma/tau: MSYLVLARRYRPQTFSEVIGQIHVVKTIANAIKSGKLSHALLFSGIKGTGKTTIARIVAKALNCLNLIDGYEPCNQCPNCLEINRGVFVDVIEIDAASNRGIDQIREIIENFKYAPTRGKAKVYIIDEAHMLTKEASNALLKSLEEPPSHVYFILATTEPNKLLPTILSRCQRYDFRKLDLPQLIKHLKSICEKENYQIEEDALRLIAKEAQGSLRDALSLLDQAMAYGSHTKEDIIQAFGWHEALLVEELARVLLEKNLKKTLEVAQKIYEQGTDLVYLMEKLTEFFRELFLMKALPHEKTQPFQNPQLMELVLEYELEEIFLILQSLTRDLEVLRRSSYPQLQFELALVRICEQAKLVPINKLIEKLESLPNLTFRQVSSEPLVAEVEEKKEPQVSDEKTWQEFLEKLKRERPLLFGLAKSLPDPSFDASHIRLRVKTTLKNSPHFEELIEKIKDFFKKTVNIEVEPVSQPKVEEIKERPEVKEVLSIFSAKIANIQILNQE, from the coding sequence ATGTCTTATTTGGTTTTAGCCAGAAGGTATAGACCTCAGACTTTTAGTGAAGTAATCGGTCAAATCCATGTGGTTAAGACTATAGCTAATGCTATAAAATCTGGGAAACTTTCTCATGCCCTTTTATTTTCTGGTATCAAGGGAACAGGTAAGACCACGATAGCAAGGATTGTGGCCAAAGCTTTAAACTGCTTAAACTTAATTGACGGTTACGAGCCCTGTAATCAGTGTCCTAATTGTTTGGAGATTAACCGCGGGGTTTTTGTAGACGTTATAGAGATAGATGCTGCCTCAAACAGAGGTATAGACCAGATCCGTGAAATCATAGAAAACTTTAAATATGCCCCTACCAGAGGTAAAGCGAAGGTCTATATCATTGACGAAGCCCATATGCTTACTAAAGAAGCTTCAAATGCCTTGCTTAAGTCCTTAGAAGAGCCTCCTTCTCACGTTTATTTTATCTTAGCTACCACAGAACCTAATAAACTTTTACCTACCATACTTTCAAGATGTCAACGTTATGATTTTAGAAAGTTAGACCTTCCTCAGTTAATAAAGCATCTCAAGTCTATTTGTGAAAAAGAGAACTATCAAATAGAAGAAGATGCCTTAAGGCTTATTGCTAAGGAAGCTCAAGGTAGCTTAAGAGATGCTCTATCGCTTTTAGATCAGGCTATGGCCTATGGTAGTCATACCAAAGAGGATATCATCCAGGCTTTTGGATGGCATGAAGCCCTTTTGGTAGAAGAGTTAGCCCGGGTATTGTTAGAAAAGAATCTTAAAAAAACCTTAGAAGTAGCTCAAAAGATTTATGAACAAGGCACTGACTTAGTCTATCTTATGGAAAAACTTACTGAATTTTTTAGAGAACTTTTCTTGATGAAAGCCTTACCTCATGAAAAAACTCAGCCGTTCCAAAATCCTCAGCTTATGGAACTGGTTTTAGAGTATGAGTTGGAAGAAATCTTTTTGATTTTACAAAGTCTTACCCGAGACCTTGAGGTTTTAAGAAGAAGTAGTTATCCTCAACTACAGTTTGAGTTAGCCTTGGTAAGGATTTGTGAACAAGCTAAATTGGTTCCGATAAACAAACTTATAGAAAAACTTGAAAGCCTTCCTAACCTTACCTTTCGTCAGGTAAGCTCAGAACCTTTGGTAGCTGAAGTTGAAGAAAAAAAAGAGCCTCAGGTTTCCGATGAGAAAACCTGGCAAGAGTTTTTAGAAAAACTTAAAAGGGAACGTCCTCTTTTGTTTGGTCTTGCCAAAAGTTTACCTGACCCCTCTTTTGATGCCTCCCATATACGTTTAAGAGTTAAAACAACACTAAAAAATTCTCCACATTTTGAAGAACTTATAGAAAAGATTAAAGATTTTTTTAAAAAAACAGTAAACATAGAGGTTGAGCCTGTATCTCAACCTAAGGTTGAAGAAATAAAAGAAAGGCCTGAAGTAAAGGAGGTTTTGTCTATTTTTTCTGCTAAAATAGCTAACATTCAAATCTTAAACCAGGAGTAA
- the lhgO gene encoding L-2-hydroxyglutarate oxidase — protein sequence MPKIKTDFLIIGAGIVGLALALKLKTRFPEKEIIVLEKEETLGAHSSGRNSGVLHAGFYYYPDSLKAKFTKKGNEELTRYCEAKGLSIKKCGKVVVTKSEEDLPTLYELKRRGEANGVEVYLIDEKELKEIEPNARTFQLALWSPTTSTVNPIEILHAFKTDLEAEGVRFFFKTPYQKRLGENTVLAGDLVFSAEKIINAAGLYADKIAKDFGFGKDYVILPFKGLYLEYTGNSQFISRNIYPTPNLKNPFLGVHFTIKVDGTIKIGPTATPCFSRENYQIFSNLRFSELVEITGYLGLLFFKNPKFRSLAWDELKKYHRNYLIKEAKKLVYQMDEKGFNRWGKPGIRAQLLNKNTLELVQDFVIEGDKHSLHILNAVSPAFTACLPFAEYVVTRFF from the coding sequence ATGCCAAAAATAAAGACAGATTTTCTTATCATCGGAGCAGGCATCGTTGGACTTGCTTTGGCTTTAAAATTAAAAACGCGTTTTCCAGAAAAAGAAATCATTGTCTTAGAAAAAGAAGAGACACTGGGGGCTCATAGTAGTGGAAGAAATAGTGGGGTGCTTCATGCAGGTTTTTACTACTATCCAGATTCGCTAAAGGCTAAATTCACCAAAAAGGGTAACGAAGAACTTACTCGTTATTGCGAGGCCAAAGGCCTTAGTATTAAAAAATGTGGAAAGGTAGTAGTAACTAAATCTGAAGAAGACCTTCCTACCCTTTATGAACTAAAAAGAAGGGGTGAGGCTAACGGAGTAGAAGTTTATCTGATAGATGAAAAAGAACTTAAAGAAATCGAACCTAACGCAAGAACCTTTCAGTTAGCCCTTTGGAGTCCTACCACCTCTACCGTAAACCCGATAGAGATCCTACATGCTTTTAAAACAGACCTAGAGGCAGAAGGAGTAAGGTTTTTCTTTAAAACCCCTTATCAAAAAAGACTTGGTGAAAATACCGTTTTAGCAGGAGACCTTGTTTTTTCTGCAGAAAAAATCATCAACGCAGCCGGTCTTTATGCGGATAAGATAGCCAAAGACTTTGGTTTTGGTAAAGACTACGTTATCTTACCTTTCAAAGGACTTTATCTGGAATATACAGGCAATTCTCAGTTTATCTCGAGAAACATCTATCCCACACCAAATCTAAAAAATCCCTTTTTAGGTGTTCATTTTACGATAAAAGTTGACGGTACCATTAAAATAGGCCCTACGGCTACCCCTTGTTTTTCGAGAGAAAACTATCAGATTTTTTCTAACCTAAGGTTTTCTGAGTTGGTTGAAATTACAGGTTATTTAGGCTTGCTCTTTTTTAAAAATCCTAAGTTTAGAAGTCTTGCCTGGGATGAGTTGAAGAAATATCACAGGAATTATCTGATAAAGGAGGCTAAAAAGTTGGTCTATCAAATGGATGAAAAAGGTTTTAACAGATGGGGCAAGCCAGGGATAAGAGCTCAACTTTTAAACAAGAATACTTTGGAATTAGTTCAGGATTTTGTGATAGAAGGGGACAAACATAGCCTTCATATTTTAAATGCCGTTTCTCCAGCCTTTACAGCCTGTCTTCCTTTTGCAGAATATGTAGTAACTCGATTTTTTTAG
- a CDS encoding phosphatidate cytidylyltransferase: MNFKRVVTALVLFPLLVVVLIKGPYQLLITLVGLSGLICLYEWTRLYDLRFSWFLGLSILWFFGLLSLLWLRDPLMVFYMFLIFPFLPFLKDYEKDRFAKEFFPAVLGLIYVGIGLYPFLEIISFFSREHLVYFFLVVFANDTGAYLTGKLIGKRLLVPTLSPKKTWEGFIGGILLGVGVSVFCNYFFKIFSFEINLLTGVLLCLSGVVGDLLESAFKRMVGKKDSGKIIWGHGGLLDRIDGVMIASPVYLFWLKFIT, encoded by the coding sequence GTGAATTTTAAACGTGTGGTTACGGCATTAGTTCTTTTTCCTCTTCTGGTGGTTGTTTTAATCAAAGGCCCTTATCAATTACTTATAACTTTGGTAGGTTTGTCTGGCTTAATCTGCCTATATGAATGGACAAGGCTTTATGACCTAAGGTTTTCTTGGTTTTTAGGCTTGTCTATTTTATGGTTCTTTGGATTGTTAAGCCTTCTTTGGTTAAGAGACCCTTTGATGGTTTTTTACATGTTTTTGATTTTTCCTTTTTTACCTTTTCTTAAGGATTATGAAAAAGATAGATTTGCTAAAGAGTTTTTTCCGGCAGTTTTAGGTCTTATTTATGTAGGGATAGGGCTTTACCCTTTTTTAGAAATTATAAGTTTTTTTAGTAGGGAACATCTGGTTTATTTTTTTTTGGTAGTTTTTGCTAATGATACTGGAGCTTATCTAACAGGAAAACTCATAGGAAAAAGACTCCTTGTACCCACGCTCTCTCCTAAAAAAACATGGGAGGGATTTATAGGAGGAATATTGTTAGGGGTTGGGGTAAGTGTTTTTTGTAATTACTTCTTTAAAATTTTTAGTTTTGAGATAAATCTCTTAACAGGTGTACTTTTGTGCTTGTCTGGGGTGGTAGGTGACCTTTTAGAGTCTGCGTTTAAAAGGATGGTAGGTAAAAAGGATTCAGGGAAAATTATTTGGGGACATGGTGGCCTTCTTGACAGGATCGATGGGGTTATGATAGCCTCTCCTGTCTATCTTTTCTGGCTAAAATTTATAACCTAA
- a CDS encoding isoprenyl transferase encodes MAFSSFSLDFSKLPQHVAIIMDGNGRWAKKHGFPRFYGHQKGAETAKKVIEKTYELKIPYLTLFAFSKENWKRPKEEVEAILELFKMYLTKEKQFLIEKGIRLKIIGDREDFSQDLVELIEEIEEETKNNSELTLCLALSYGGRSEILKAVKEISNKVKQGLLDPENIDEKVFREHLYTKDIPDPDLLIRTSGEERLSNFLLFQIAYTELYFTPVYWPEFTEEEYLKALWSYQQRERRFGGVCEF; translated from the coding sequence ATGGCTTTTTCTTCATTTTCTTTAGATTTTTCTAAACTTCCCCAGCATGTTGCTATCATCATGGATGGTAACGGTCGATGGGCTAAAAAGCACGGATTTCCTCGTTTTTATGGCCATCAAAAAGGGGCAGAAACCGCTAAAAAAGTAATAGAAAAAACCTATGAACTAAAAATACCTTATCTAACCCTTTTTGCCTTTTCTAAAGAAAACTGGAAGCGCCCTAAGGAAGAAGTAGAAGCTATTTTAGAACTTTTTAAGATGTATCTTACCAAGGAGAAACAGTTTTTAATAGAAAAAGGTATTCGTTTAAAGATAATAGGTGATCGGGAAGATTTTTCTCAGGATTTAGTGGAGTTGATAGAAGAGATAGAGGAAGAAACCAAAAATAACTCTGAGCTTACTTTGTGTTTAGCTTTAAGTTATGGAGGGAGGTCGGAGATTTTAAAAGCTGTGAAAGAGATATCCAACAAGGTCAAACAAGGCCTGTTAGACCCAGAAAACATAGACGAAAAGGTATTTAGAGAACATCTTTATACCAAAGACATACCTGATCCAGACCTCCTTATCCGCACAAGCGGAGAAGAAAGGCTCTCTAATTTTTTACTTTTTCAGATAGCCTATACTGAACTTTATTTTACCCCTGTTTATTGGCCCGAATTTACCGAAGAAGAATACCTAAAGGCGCTTTGGTCTTATCAACAGAGAGAAAGAAGGTTTGGCGGTGTTTGTGAATTTTAA
- the dprA gene encoding DNA-processing protein DprA, which translates to MDKKILWLGFYLKEKNVLKTVKFFEENIPLEEILSYKKYKVKEIEILGLKEFEKAEKLGIKILFREDKEFPEKIKLIPYAPIFLYVKGNLEKISPSVGVIGSRRPTNYGKEVAYKFSKRLAEAGVVVVSGLARGIDTIAHKVCLEVEGKTIAILGSGLDVVYPPENKPLFDKISDGYGAVVSEFPFGTSPRKENFPTRNRLISGFSEAILVVEAGKRSGTLITAKWALNQGKEVFAVPGSIFSPQSEGTHFLIKSGAQPVFSPEELLEFLGVQEKDKIPNLFDFGQAEATQEKLTKEEKEVLSFLSSYPIHLEDLLLQTDLPASEVLSAITELEFKGIVQVLPGNFIKLKG; encoded by the coding sequence ATGGATAAAAAGATCCTTTGGCTTGGTTTTTATCTTAAAGAAAAAAACGTCTTAAAAACCGTAAAATTTTTTGAGGAAAACATCCCTTTAGAGGAAATTTTATCTTATAAAAAATACAAAGTTAAAGAAATAGAGATTTTAGGTCTTAAAGAGTTTGAAAAGGCAGAAAAATTAGGAATAAAGATTCTTTTTAGAGAGGACAAAGAGTTCCCAGAAAAAATTAAACTTATCCCTTATGCTCCTATTTTTCTTTATGTAAAGGGTAATCTTGAGAAAATAAGTCCTTCGGTTGGGGTAATCGGATCAAGGAGGCCTACTAACTATGGAAAAGAGGTAGCCTATAAGTTTTCTAAAAGGCTTGCAGAGGCAGGTGTAGTCGTGGTATCTGGTCTTGCACGGGGGATCGATACGATAGCACATAAGGTGTGTTTAGAGGTTGAGGGTAAAACGATAGCAATATTAGGCTCAGGTTTAGATGTGGTGTACCCTCCTGAAAATAAACCTTTATTCGATAAAATTTCTGATGGATATGGAGCTGTAGTCTCAGAGTTTCCTTTTGGCACCTCTCCAAGAAAAGAAAATTTTCCCACAAGAAACCGACTGATAAGTGGTTTTTCAGAGGCTATTTTGGTTGTAGAAGCCGGGAAGAGGAGCGGAACCCTTATCACCGCTAAATGGGCTTTAAATCAGGGCAAAGAAGTGTTTGCTGTTCCAGGGAGTATCTTTTCTCCTCAAAGTGAAGGTACCCATTTTCTCATAAAATCAGGGGCTCAACCAGTTTTTTCTCCAGAAGAATTGTTAGAATTTTTGGGAGTACAAGAAAAGGATAAAATTCCTAACCTGTTTGATTTTGGTCAAGCTGAGGCAACTCAAGAAAAACTAACCAAAGAGGAAAAAGAGGTGTTATCTTTTCTTTCATCTTATCCTATCCACTTAGAGGACCTTCTTTTGCAAACCGACCTTCCTGCATCTGAGGTTTTGTCAGCCATCACAGAACTTGAGTTTAAAGGAATAGTCCAGGTTTTACCAGGTAATTTTATAAAACTTAAAGGTTAA
- a CDS encoding D-alanine--D-alanine ligase family protein — MCSKSVLRVALIAGGRSSEREVSLKGAQAVKKALETLGHRWEFFDPATDLLALMQRAKEFDCAFLVVHGPGGEDGTLQGFLDSIGLPYQGAGVLGSALAMHKGLAKQLYRLAGLKIPEGRSFTKEESFEKARDFAKSLGYPVVVKPATQGSSIGLTIVKQEKDLSEALEKAYAVDNEILIEEYLKGREITVGILDDKPLPVVEIVPKASETFDYTTKYTPGLAEEICPAPIGEELTKKAQNYGLIAHNCLKLRHYSRTDMIIKDQEIYVLETNTIPGMTETSLLPLAAKVAGYTFESLIQKLLELALRERR, encoded by the coding sequence ATGTGTTCGAAGTCTGTTTTAAGGGTTGCTCTAATTGCAGGGGGGAGGTCTTCTGAAAGGGAGGTTTCTCTTAAAGGAGCCCAAGCAGTAAAGAAGGCTTTAGAGACTTTAGGACATAGATGGGAGTTTTTTGACCCAGCAACCGACCTTTTGGCTTTGATGCAGAGGGCTAAAGAGTTTGATTGTGCCTTTTTGGTAGTACATGGACCTGGGGGAGAAGATGGAACCTTGCAGGGTTTTTTAGATTCTATAGGTCTTCCTTATCAGGGGGCAGGAGTTTTGGGGAGCGCCCTTGCCATGCATAAAGGTTTAGCCAAACAACTCTATCGTTTAGCAGGGCTTAAAATTCCAGAAGGACGCTCTTTTACCAAGGAAGAAAGTTTTGAAAAAGCAAGAGATTTTGCTAAATCGTTAGGATATCCTGTGGTGGTAAAACCCGCAACGCAAGGTTCAAGTATCGGTTTAACCATAGTTAAACAGGAAAAAGATTTGTCTGAGGCCTTAGAAAAGGCCTATGCTGTCGATAACGAAATACTGATAGAAGAGTATTTGAAAGGGCGAGAAATCACGGTAGGAATCTTAGATGACAAGCCCTTACCTGTGGTCGAAATCGTGCCTAAGGCTTCTGAAACTTTTGATTATACTACCAAATACACCCCAGGACTGGCAGAAGAAATTTGCCCCGCACCTATAGGAGAAGAGCTGACAAAAAAAGCGCAAAACTATGGCTTGATAGCACACAACTGCCTCAAACTAAGACATTATAGCCGAACAGACATGATCATAAAGGACCAAGAAATTTATGTTTTAGAAACTAATACCATCCCTGGTATGACAGAAACAAGCCTTTTACCTCTTGCTGCTAAAGTAGCAGGCTATACCTTTGAAAGTTTAATTCAAAAACTGTTAGAATTAGCCTTAAGAGAAAGGCGTTAA